The following are encoded in a window of Vibrio sp. SCSIO 43136 genomic DNA:
- a CDS encoding pyridoxamine 5'-phosphate oxidase family protein, translating into MLGRTKRTEINKGAHKASFEPEQLHRIIDESLLGHIAFADQEQPMVIPMLVWRVADHIYVHGANNSRLMRVLKSGQATCVTFTLFDGWVLARSAFHHSAHYRSAVVLGHFEEVSSNQIKDQLLNHFIDQIAPGRSEQVRASEKRELAATTLLKMPLTEASVKISNNNVNDEPRDMNHPVWAGILPYRTKVGPLIDDPDLLPTQSAPDYSSAYGERWKDS; encoded by the coding sequence ATGTTAGGACGGACCAAAAGAACCGAGATAAACAAAGGGGCACACAAAGCCAGTTTTGAACCCGAGCAATTACATCGAATCATTGATGAGAGTTTGTTGGGCCATATCGCTTTTGCAGACCAAGAGCAACCTATGGTAATCCCAATGCTGGTATGGCGTGTGGCAGATCATATTTATGTGCATGGTGCCAACAATAGCCGTTTGATGCGAGTGCTAAAATCAGGCCAAGCAACCTGTGTCACTTTCACCCTGTTTGATGGTTGGGTGCTAGCGCGATCTGCTTTTCATCACAGCGCCCACTACCGCAGTGCGGTGGTTTTAGGACACTTTGAAGAGGTATCTAGCAACCAAATTAAAGATCAGTTGCTCAATCACTTTATTGACCAAATTGCACCGGGCCGCAGCGAGCAAGTGAGAGCCTCTGAAAAGCGTGAGCTTGCTGCGACGACATTGCTGAAAATGCCACTCACCGAGGCTTCGGTCAAGATTAGCAATAACAACGTCAATGATGAGCCGAGAGATATGAACCATCCTGTTTGGGCTGGCATCCTGCCGTACCGTACCAAAGTGGGCCCTTTGATTGATGACCCAGACTTGCTACCGACACAAAGTGCACCGGACTACTCCTCCGCTTATGGCGAGCGTTGGAAAGATAGCTAG
- a CDS encoding PLP-dependent aminotransferase family protein: MTDDLHLEDSYPTRQVALYQAIRKKIVTGLWAINGKLPSTRALASQLGISRNTVISAYEQLQSEGYIRSQPGAGYYVAIDRHDPYQQEKSSSAPYQEKPLSLSHGFAPGVADFEVFPYKLWRRILNHHLDRASLMGSQDLQGDPKLRQAIADYLASSRSVVCKPEQLIITSGAQQALTLAALAVHPKGQSIYLEEPGYRQMAKVLQCLGIARRSLRVDIKQGVQLENLENGRRDSVYITPSNQYPLGSSISLEKRLAILDWARKNGSLIIEDDYDSEFQFAHKPIPSLQGLAAQTCPDVDIAYVGSLSKVMFNSLRLGYLVVPEKFVSEVVSVKDALSGDTPAHTQAALAEFIQQGHLLRHIRKMRKLYEQKNQQMQSSIRKHLSSKVTIVSQFAGLHVTVVANHDINEQQLVLDADNLGIIIRPLSVYYNGKNKKKGIVLGYGNVALSEIDSKIAQIAKILTHV; this comes from the coding sequence ATGACTGATGACTTACACCTTGAAGATAGCTACCCAACTCGCCAAGTGGCGCTTTACCAAGCCATTCGCAAGAAAATTGTCACTGGATTGTGGGCTATCAATGGCAAGCTTCCTTCTACACGAGCCCTAGCCTCTCAGTTAGGAATCAGTCGTAATACCGTCATCAGCGCATATGAACAGCTCCAATCTGAGGGATACATTCGATCACAGCCAGGAGCGGGCTATTACGTAGCAATCGATCGACATGATCCCTACCAGCAAGAAAAGAGCTCGAGTGCACCATATCAAGAGAAACCACTATCTTTAAGCCATGGCTTTGCTCCTGGCGTGGCCGATTTTGAGGTATTTCCTTATAAGCTGTGGCGAAGGATCCTAAACCATCACCTCGACCGAGCATCCTTGATGGGCAGTCAAGATCTGCAAGGCGATCCTAAATTGCGTCAAGCCATCGCCGACTACCTTGCATCAAGTCGCAGCGTGGTATGTAAACCAGAACAACTCATCATTACCAGTGGAGCACAGCAAGCGCTAACACTCGCAGCCCTTGCGGTGCATCCCAAAGGACAAAGTATCTATTTAGAAGAACCGGGATACCGACAAATGGCCAAAGTGTTGCAATGTTTGGGCATCGCTAGAAGATCGCTCCGAGTGGATATTAAACAAGGAGTGCAACTGGAAAATTTAGAAAACGGCAGGCGAGATTCGGTCTATATTACCCCAAGCAACCAATATCCTTTAGGCAGTTCGATAAGCCTTGAAAAACGCCTAGCGATACTCGATTGGGCACGCAAAAATGGAAGTCTGATCATCGAAGATGACTACGACAGTGAGTTTCAATTCGCTCACAAACCGATCCCAAGCTTGCAAGGCTTAGCGGCTCAGACTTGTCCTGATGTCGATATTGCTTACGTTGGCTCACTCAGCAAAGTGATGTTTAACAGCTTGAGGTTGGGCTACCTCGTGGTGCCAGAAAAGTTTGTTTCCGAAGTCGTCTCGGTGAAAGATGCACTAAGCGGCGACACCCCTGCCCATACCCAAGCAGCGCTTGCCGAGTTTATCCAACAAGGACACCTACTCAGGCACATTCGAAAAATGCGTAAGTTGTATGAACAGAAAAACCAGCAGATGCAATCTTCCATTCGGAAGCATCTGAGCTCAAAAGTCACTATTGTCAGTCAATTTGCGGGGTTACATGTCACTGTTGTAGCTAACCACGACATTAACGAGCAACAACTAGTTTTAGATGCCGATAATTTAGGAATCATCATTCGACCGTTAAGTGTTTACTACAATGGCAAGAACAAGAAAAAGGGGATAGTACTGGGCTACGGAAATGTTGCCCTTAGTGAAATTGATAGCAAGATAGCCCAAATAGCTAAGATACTGACTCACGTATAA